The DNA sequence TCTTCCATTAGAACCAGCCGGATTAGACGGGCCCCTTCTAGAGATACTTTTACTATTAGTTGATTCTGGTGGACATTTCCTTGATATCCGAATGAAATGTACACAGAGCGCAATCAGAAACAGAATGACAACAGCAACCACACACGCTACTATCACTATCACTTTGATGGCtgttttcattgattttctagAGGGATTTCCAGATGCAGAATTGCTTGATCCAGGAGGAACATTTAGAAGTTCCAATCTTTGATTCCCAGGGTGGAACGAAGAATCTGGGAACTTCTGCAGGTTCTCTGGGACAATTCCAGAGAGATCATTGTATGATGCATTGAAGCTCTGGAGGTTGCTAGATAAGTTTCGTGGCAAAGGACCTGTAAAACCATTTTGTGATATATCTAGCAAACTTAGGGAACTGAGACCATCCATGGAAGACGGCAGAGAACCAGAAAAATTATTTCCTGCTAGGTCAAGCAGTTGAAGGCTAGTCAAGGACACAAATTGGTCAGGAAAATAGCCTTCAAAGTGGTTGTGAGAAAGATCGAGAACCCGAAGACTGTGTTCTTCAGGGGAAGGAGAGAATTTAATATCTCCACTGAGAAAATTGCTTCCAAGATGAAGTTCTTGCAATGTGGGCAAGGTCAGCAGGTTAGTCAGAAGAGGACCACTGAATTGGTTGAAACTTAGATCAAGAATTGTGAGCTTGGGGTACTGTGAAAGAACTGTTGACAGTGAATTACCCAGAGAATTGTGTGATAGGTTAAGGTAATTTAGCCTTAAAAATTGTGAGGTTACATTGGGGATAGACCCCGTCAATTGATTCTGGCTGAGATCAAGGAATTCAATGTCGTTTCCCCATTTCACCAATCGAGATAAATTTCCTGTGAACTGGTTTTTTGATAGATCTAGCACAGTGCAGCTTCCAGTCAGTAATGGAAGTTCCCCAGAGATTACATTTGAGGCAAGATTAAGTATGCGCAAGTTTGTTGAGGTGATCATATTAATCGGCCCTGAAACATGAACAAATAGTAAATTGGACATAGGATTCCACAGTGTACAAGACTGGCCACAATTGCAGGaagtattttcaaagaaaaCTACCCAGATAACCTAAAAGCACATATGAACATTTTCCAAACCTCAAGGCATATCAGAAGAAATTTCCATCCAGTGTTTTGAGTATGGGTGGACGTGCATGCAGGTGGAATCCATTATATTTGTcgaaaacaaaaactgaatatGCATggaagagagatggagaaacAAATTCTAgcacaaaccccccccccccaagggaaaaaaggaagaaagaaaggaccAGATGGTTCTGGAAGTACCTGACAGATTGTTGCCACTCAAATCCAGTTCGGTCAGAACTAGAGAATCTCCTTTCAGAAGCCCATTAGGTACAAACCCGGTAAATCTGTTATTGGCAAGCCTGAGAACCTCAAGTTCATAGACGAAATTAAATTCCGGTAACTCCCCAGACAGTTGATTGTTGCTGAGATCCAACACCTGCAAGCTTCCAAATATTGGAAGCTCGCCACCATCAACTAGTGACCCAGTAAACTGATTGTTGCTTAGATCCAAATACTTAATACTCtcagaaataagaagaagaaacttttgCTTCTGTGAACTAGGACTGGTGAGAAGATTTCCACTAAAATCAACATGAACTGCACTCGTTAGAAGAAAGAACTTCTCTTCCAGATGGCCCTCAAACTTATTTCCGTGCAAATCAAGAACCTCAAGTTTTGCAATCTGCCCAAACCCGGTTGGGATACTCTTAGTAAACCCATTGTTTGAGATATTAAGATACACCAAATTGCTCAGCTTTACCAACGATGAGGGCAATGGACCAGAGAAGGAGTTGCGGCTTAAATCCAGAGATTGAATAGAAGGAAGACCACTAATTGAATCTGGTATTGCTCCAGAGAAGTTGTTTCCAGCTAAGGAGAGATTTTTTAAGCTCTGCAATCTGCCAATATCAGGAGGTATAGTTGAGGAGAACAAATTGTTAGAGATATCCAGATACTCAAGGCTTTTGAAGTCAGCTATATTACTGGGGAATCTGCCTGTAATGGAGTTGTTTGCCATGGAGAGTTTCACAAGCATTGTAAGGTTCGCAAATACACTCAGGTCAGCATCTGCCGAGAGACTCAAGTTGTCAAGGACGACTCCTGCAACACTGCCACCGTTACAGACAATGCCATTCCAGGAAGATGGGCAGCCATTGAAGTCAATGGACTCCTCATTCCAGGAACTAAGCATAAACCCAGTTGGGTCAAGCTTAACTCCTTTCTTGAATTCAAGGAGTGCTAAGATGTCCTGTGAAGGAAGCTGGCCCATGGAGAAGATGAAAAGGAGGGACAGTGTCAAAAGTTGAAGGAGCTTCATCATTGGACCTAACAATGGCTTCATTCAAGTAATCTACAACTCAATGCAGTGGAAGAAACAGAGTTCCCAAACCTTCAAACCTAAAAGACAATAGAAACCCAACTAAGTTCGagaagattgaaaaaaaaactagagagagaaataagatgGATATTCTACAGAAAGATAAGAGGAGCATTTCTCACTCAACCACAAACCCACTTAGAACTATTTAAGATTTGAACTACTGGTCCTTCAACGACAAGGTTCCAAGCAGATACAGAGAATGGTAGCTCTTAAGTACCTGCAACTTTTTCCAGCTTTAGGGACAGAGAAAGAAGATTCACAGCATTAAAATGAATGCGACTCCACGAACCAACCGGAAACTACCCGATATGAGGACATGTTCAGAGATCTAACCACGGAAGAAGGTCAAGCATTCTCACAGCTGAACTATTTACCGTCATTTTCCCGTACAATGCGGCTCGACAGAACTCTCACTTTCTCTCACACAATCATCTAAGAGAAAACAAACCCTAACGACCTTAAAAAACCCCTCACAATGACGCCATTTCTCACCACAGTTTCGAGCTGAAACTCCACTCTTACTGctctttttttaagaaaaataaatcaacaGAGACTGAAGTTGAAGAGAGTAATCTTCAAGCCTCTCACCATCACTACAGTAAATACAAGCGGGGCccgaagaagaataaaaataaaaagcttcCAAAACCCCACAAACCTCTGCTAATACAGTGccaaaaaaaccctaacccttctTAGAAAATATAGCAAGAACGTATTAAAGAGAATCCTTAAacatatttctctcttcttccgtTACAGATccagaaaaggaaaggaaaatttaaaaaaaaaaaaaaaaaaaaaaaaagggtccaaGCTTCTACTGCCAAAACATGTCAAACCCTAACCCTTGtcccaaaaaaaccctaatttctgtCCTTTGATTAGTTCTTCGATCAGTCTGCAACTCACATAGAAGAGCgggaaatttggattttttttttccagtaatGAAGCTTTACCCGCCAAAAAAGACAACAAAAAAGCTCTTCGGACTTCATTCCTCGAGGACGCGAACGCTTTATTAAATCCAGCTTATAAATTAAAAGTGcttttttctgaaaataaaaagaaagttcCATATTAAATGCCACGTCGGATGAGTGGGGACATACGGACGTTTCCAACAGTCGAAATTCCATCTAGCGGTGGTTGGTGAAGGAGTGAAGAGGTTGAGTGGTGTGTGGGGACCATAGTCCCTTCTTGTTGTCAACTTTCTATGGGTAATCTTGGAATTTTCATTTAATAGGGTTGGATGAGAATATGGAAACCATACCGCATCTTCTCCTTTTAATGTCTAATCTTTTTAGGTCATTAGCATTTTGCACACGTGCAAGCTGAGTTGGCAGTACAAAAAGTTTTACATTCCACTAAAGTATGTTGCCACGTGGCTAAAAGATCCCTTCTCTAGTTAGGATTCGAATCAATTTAATGTCATATTAATATAAGGGAAAGGGTCCTGGCACTAATAATGTAGTGACTCGGTGTTAAAGTTTTTTATATTCCCAAATGCTAATCTCTTGATTCTCTCTTACCCAAAAACAGACAAAAATGCTAATATTTGGGGCCAAGAAAACTGGTAGTGATCTGCCttctattttaatatataaaagttTCAAATACGGTtatttggatatatatatatatatatatatattggtgggTGGaaccattgttagcaaaaatgtgaaccttaaaaaaatggaaaccgtCGGTACGGATTTTAAACAGTCAAATTTTTCAAATGATACGGTCtaaaaaacagagaatggtaaaaatcaaaaaacgAATGGTATGGATTTTAAacatgtagatttcaaacaaaaggGACTAAAAAAACAGTAGtgtactcatataaattaatgaattattatatgaatatttgCATATAGTGTTCAAAACAATTACATTAATGCCTATATatcccatgtctcattataagttttaatatatatcattgaatatcatcaaACACCAATTATAATTCATAcatcacacatgcccaaagtcTTATTCAGCAATGTGACTAGGTTATGGTGTTGTTCATCGCTGTCAatatagtcaacacactcttgaaGTGAtatatgtaggggtgtcaattggtcggtccggctcggtttcggtccgggttgagttggtttcggtgtgggaaagttgaaaccgaaaccgaaccaataaggaaattccggtttcggtttggtttcgatttcggtgcggtttggtttcggtttgtcttcggtttcttaaatcgatttgtaatcgggttggttttgatttttggtctagtttggattcgagtttccatacaaatgtatacaaaactatgcaaattttgatttttttttaatgaattttggagtgtttcggtttcttacctgtttggtttcggttttggtccaggttttgagccggtttcggtttggtttcgggttcatccggttttcgatgcggttcggtttggttttggggttgcaatacccaaaaccgaaccaataaggcttcggttcagttcggtccgtgttgttatcggttcggtctggCCAGTTTTAtcggttcgatttaggaattgacacccctagatataTGTTCAATTAGAAgtaggagtcatc is a window from the Macadamia integrifolia cultivar HAES 741 chromosome 5, SCU_Mint_v3, whole genome shotgun sequence genome containing:
- the LOC122079483 gene encoding LRR receptor-like serine/threonine-protein kinase GHR1; amino-acid sequence: MKPLLGPMMKLLQLLTLSLLFIFSMGQLPSQDILALLEFKKGVKLDPTGFMLSSWNEESIDFNGCPSSWNGIVCNGGSVAGVVLDNLSLSADADLSVFANLTMLVKLSMANNSITGRFPSNIADFKSLEYLDISNNLFSSTIPPDIGRLQSLKNLSLAGNNFSGAIPDSISGLPSIQSLDLSRNSFSGPLPSSLVKLSNLVYLNISNNGFTKSIPTGFGQIAKLEVLDLHGNKFEGHLEEKFFLLTSAVHVDFSGNLLTSPSSQKQKFLLLISESIKYLDLSNNQFTGSLVDGGELPIFGSLQVLDLSNNQLSGELPEFNFVYELEVLRLANNRFTGFVPNGLLKGDSLVLTELDLSGNNLSGPINMITSTNLRILNLASNVISGELPLLTGSCTVLDLSKNQFTGNLSRLVKWGNDIEFLDLSQNQLTGSIPNVTSQFLRLNYLNLSHNSLGNSLSTVLSQYPKLTILDLSFNQFSGPLLTNLLTLPTLQELHLGSNFLSGDIKFSPSPEEHSLRVLDLSHNHFEGYFPDQFVSLTSLQLLDLAGNNFSGSLPSSMDGLSSLSLLDISQNGFTGPLPRNLSSNLQSFNASYNDLSGIVPENLQKFPDSSFHPGNQRLELLNVPPGSSNSASGNPSRKSMKTAIKVIVIVACVVAVVILFLIALCVHFIRISRKCPPESTNSKSISRRGPSNPAGSNGRSSGGALVVSAEDLIASRKGSSSEIISPDEKMAAVTVFSPSKNSQLSWSPDSGDSFPVENLARLDVKSPDRLAGDLYFLDDTVTLTPEELSRAPAEVLGRSSHGTSYRATLDNGMFLTVKWLREGVAKQRKEFAKEAKKFANIRHPNVVGLRGYYWGPTQHEKLILSDYISLGSLASFLYDRPGRKGQLSWAQRLKIAVDIARGLNYLHFDRAVPHGNLKATNILLDGPDLNARVADYCLHRLMTQAGTIEQILDAGVLGYRAPELAVAKKPSPSFKSDIYAFGVILLELLTGRCAGDVVSGEEGGVDLIDWIRLRVAEGRGSECFDAALTAEMGFPAVEKGMKEVLEIALRCIRSVSERPGIKSVYEDLSSI